In a single window of the Gadus chalcogrammus isolate NIFS_2021 chromosome 20, NIFS_Gcha_1.0, whole genome shotgun sequence genome:
- the pou3f3a gene encoding POU domain, class 3, transcription factor 3-A: MVWGMAAATSSPYLTSNRILSSGSLIHSDRRGGMQPGNTAVTSVSGGYRGDPSIKMVQSDFMQGAMATSNGGHMLSHAHQWVTSLPHAAAAAAAAAVAAAEAVSPWSSSPQPQDVKRNTGREDLHPGSALHHRSPHLGAHQAHPGAGWGGAASSAHISISEGQQQQQQQQSLLYSQPGGFTVNGMLGSQGGQSLMHPGLVRGESPELDHGGHHHHHHHHSHHVHHHPSHHEVSHDPHSDEDTPTSDDLEHFAKQFKQRRIKLGFTQADVGLALGTLYGNVFSQTTICRFEALQLSFKNMCKLKPLLNKWLEEADSTTGSPTSIDKIAAQGRKRKKRTSIEVSVKGALESHFLKSPKPSAQEITSLADTLQLEKEVVRVWFCNRRQKEKRMTPPGLPHTPEDAYSQVGSMSADTPPPSLDCKRMYSDT, from the coding sequence ATGGTTTGGGGAATGGCCGCAGCCACCTCCAGTCCATACCTCACCAGTAACAGGATCCTGTCGTCCGGCTCCCTAATCCACTCCGACAGAAGGGGAGGCATGCAGCCCGGAAACACAGCGGTCACCTCGGTTTCCGGTGGCTACAGAGGGGACCCCTCCATCAAAATGGTACAGAGCGACTTCATGCAGGGCGCCATGGCAACCAGCAACGGGGGGCACATGCTGAGCCATGCCCACCAGTGGGTGACATCGCTTCCCCACGCggcagccgcagccgccgcagcCGCGGTGGCCGCGGCCGAGGCCGTCTCCCCCTGGTCATCCAGTCCTCAGCCGCAGGACGTCAAGAGGAACACGGGCAGGGAGGACCTGCACCCAGGCTCTGCGCTCCACCACAGGTCTCCCCACCTGGGAGCTCACCAGGCGCACCCGGGGGCTGGCTGGGGCGGCGCGGCGTCCTCGGCGCACATCAGCATCTCCgagggacagcagcagcagcagcagcagcagtccctGCTCTACTCCCAGCCCGGAGGGTTCACCGTGAACGGGATGCTGGGCTCACAGGGGGGCCAGAGCCTGATGCACCCAGGACTCGTGCGCGGGGAATCCCCGGAGCTCGACCACGGaggacaccaccatcaccaccaccaccacagtcaCCACGTGCACCATCACCCGTCGCACCACGAGGTGAGCCACGACCCGCACTCGGACGAAGACACCCCCACGTCAGACGACTTGGAGCATTTTGCCAAGCAGTTCAAGCAGCGGCGGATCAAGCTGGGCTTTACCCAGGCGGACGTCGGCTTGGCGCTGGGGACCTTGTACGGAAACGTCTTCTCGCAGACCACCATATGCAGGTTCGAGGCGCTTCAGTTGAGCTTTAAGAACATGTGCAAGCTCAAACCCCTTCTCAATAAGTGGCTGGAGGAGGCAGATTCCACGACGGGAAGCCCGACGAGCATCGATAAGATTGCAGCCcagggaaggaagaggaaaaaGCGCACCTCGATCGAGGTGAGCGTAAAAGGTGCGTTGGAGAGCCACTTTCTGAAGTCTCCGAAGCCCTCTGCGCAGGAGATCACCTCCCTGGCTGACACTTTGCAGCTGGAGAAAGAGGTGGTAAGGGTGTGGTTCTGCAACCGCAGGCAGAAAGAGAAGCGAATGACGCCGCCTGGACTTCCACACACACCGGAGGACGCGTATTCACAGGTGGGATCCATGAGCGCAGACACGCCACCCCCGTCGCTGGACTGTAAGAGAATGTACAGCGACACGTGA
- the tmem182a gene encoding transmembrane protein 182: MKLSVALFFAGIFGALATLCVLLSFGTDYWLLASEQCLPVPTASFGPREVAIEQGDLVFDGGAKGDSTTYYHEGFFWKCDCVEQGADDTHLMWKLWLTNQPQSKICVHAYLFPFPMDQGAHNATSYDSAIIYRGFWSVFMLIGVVSVVVGGFVIICAAPFASHQLYKAGGGLFLVSGVFLLCVVVMYVLWVQVLDVVDPYVDYQRSNLCPGFELSLHYGPSFMLAPVGIAFALLSGLLFLLIGRSIKIRSR, translated from the exons ATGAAGTTGAGCGTGGCCCTGTTCTTTGCAGGGATCTTTGGGGCGCTGGCCACTCTATGCGTCCTCCTCTCGTTTGGAACAGATTACTGGCTCCTGGCCTCTGAGCAATGCTTGCCAGTGCCCACTGCGTCATTCGGGCCCAGGGAAGTGGCAATTGAG CAAGGAGATTTGGTGTTCGATGGCGGGGCCAAGGGGGACTCAACCACCTACTACCACGAGGGCTTTTTCTGGAAGTGTGACTGCGTCGAACAAGGCGCAGACGACACTCACCTGATGTGGAAACTGTGGCTCA CAAATCAGCCACAATCCAAAATATGTGTCCATGCCTACTTGTTCCCATTCCCTATGGACCAAGGCGCACACAATGCCACTAGCTATGACTCTGCTATAA TCTACAGAGGCTTCTGGAGTGTGTTCATGCTCATCGGCGTAGTATCCGTGGTGGTTGGGGGCTTCGTCATCATCTGTGCCGCTCCGTTCGCCAGCCACCAGCTCTACAAGGCCGGGGGCGGGCTCTTCCTGGTGTCCG GTGTgttcctgctgtgtgtggtcGTGATGTACGTGCTGTGGGTGCAGGTGCTGGATGTGGTGGATCCCTACGTAGACTACCAGCGCTCCAACTTGTGTCCCGGGTTCGAGTTGTCCCTCCACTATGGCCCCTCATTCATGCTGGCCCCCGTGGGCATCGCTTTCGCACTCCTGTccggcctcctcttcctcctcatcggcAGGTCCATCAAGATCCGCAGCCGCTGA